In the Sus scrofa isolate TJ Tabasco breed Duroc chromosome 7, Sscrofa11.1, whole genome shotgun sequence genome, one interval contains:
- the ATF6B gene encoding cyclic AMP-dependent transcription factor ATF-6 beta (The RefSeq protein has 1 substitution compared to this genomic sequence) yields MAELMLLSEIADPTRFFTDNLLSPEDWDSTLYAGLDEVAEEPTQLFRCPEEDVPFGSSSLDLGMDVSPPEPPWDPLPIFPDLQVKSEPSSPCSSSSLSSEASHLSTEPSSQASGVGEVLVVKTESLAPPLCLLGDDPTSPFETVQINVGPTSDDPSDVQIKIEPVSPSSSINSEASVLSAESPNQTFIGEEVLEVKTESPSPQGCLLRDVPGPALGAVQITMGPSSDGSSGKALPTRKPPLQPKPVVITTVPMPPRAVPPSTTVLLQPLVQPPPVSPVVLIQGAIRVQPEGPTPAAPRPERKSIVPAPMPGNSCPPEVDAKLLKRQQRMIKNRESACQSRRKKKEYLQGLEARLQAVLADNQQLRRENAALRRRLEALLAENSELRLGSGNRKVVCVMVFLLFIAFNFGPVSISEPPPAPISPRTSREEPRPRRHLLEFSAQEPAEPPRRPSQGLEEPQPSPAGRPSFRNLTAFPGAAKELLLRDLDQLFLSSDCRHFNRTESLRLADELSGWVQRHQRGRRKIPQRAQERQKSQLRKKSPPIKAAVPTQSPGPPERDAARQLQLYRHPDRSQPEFLDAIDRREDTLYVVSFRRDHLLLPAISHNKTSRPKMSLVMPAMAPNETLSGRGPPGDYEEMMQIECEVMDTRVIHIKTSTVPPSLRKQPASTPGNATGGPLPASAASQASQAARQPLYLNHP; encoded by the exons atGGCGGAGCTGATGCTCCTCAGCGAGATTGCGGACCCGACGCGTTTTTTCACCGACAACTTGCTGAGCCCGGAGGACTGGG ACAGCACCTTGTACGCCGGCCTGGATGAAGTGGCCGAGGAGCCGACGCAGCTTTTCCGTTGCCCGGAGGAAGATGTCCCG TTTGGCAGCAGCTCCCTGGACTTGGGGATGGATGTCAGCCCTCCCGAACCCCCCTGGGACCCTCTGCCTATCTTCCCAG ATCTTCAGGTGAAGTCTGAGCCATCCTccccctgctcttcctcctccctcagctCTGAAGCATCACATCTTTCCACAGAGCCCTCCAGCCAG GCTTCTGGTGTAGGGGAGGTGCTGGTTGTGAAGACAGAGTCCTTGGCGCCCCCACTCTGCCTTCTGGGAGATGATCCAACATCCCCTTTTGAAACCGTCCAGATCAATGTGGGCCCCACCTCTGATGATCCCTCAG ATGTCCAAATTAAGATAGAGCCTGTCTCTCCATCTTCCTCCATCAACTCGGAGGCGTCTGTGCTCTCAGCAGAGTCCCCCAACCAG ACCTTTATAGGGGAGGAAGTATTAGAAGTGAAGACAGAGTCCCCGTCCCCTCAAGGGTGTCTCCTGCGGGATGTCCCAGGCCCCGCACTTGGAGCTGTCCAGATCACCATGGGCCCGTCCTCCGATGGCTCCTCAG GCAAAGCTCTGCCCACTCGGAAGCCACCGCTGCAACCCAAACCTGTGGTGATAACCACTGTCCCAATGCCACCCAGAGCTGTGCCTCCCAGCACCACTGTCCTTTTGCAGCCCCTTGTCCAGCCACCCCCAG TGTCCCCAGTTGTCCTCATCCAAGGTGCTATTCGAGTCCAGCCTGAGGGACCGACCCCCGCTGCTCCACGGCCCGAGAGGAAGAGCATTGTTCCGGCTCCTAtgcctgggaactcctgcccaccCGAGGTGGAT GCCAAGCTGCTGAAGCGGCAGCAGCGAATGATCAAGAACCGGGAGTCAGCCTGCCAGTCccggaggaagaagaaggagtatCTGCAGGGGCTGGAGGCACGGCTGCAGGCCGTGCTGGCTGACAACCAGCAGCTCCGGCGGGAGAATGCTGCCCTCCGCCGGCGGCTGGAGGCTCTGCTGGCCGAG AACAGCGAGCTCAGGTTGGGGTCTGGAAACAGGAAGGTGGTCTGCGTCATGGTCTTCCTTCTCTTCATCGCCTTCAACTTCGGGCCCGTCAG CATCAGTGAGCCTCCGCCGGCACCCATCTCTCCTCGGACGAGCAGAGAAGAGCCTCGACCACGCAGACACTTGCTGGAGTTCTCAGCACAGGAGCCAGCCGAGCCCCCCCGGCGGCCCTCCCAGGGCCTGgaggagccccagcccagccctgcaggccGGCCAAGTTTCAG GAACCTGACAGCCTTCCCTGGGGCCGCCAAGGAGCTGCTGCTGAGAGACCTGGACCAGCTCTTCCTCTCCTCTGATTGCCGGCACTTCAACCGAACTGAGTCCTTGAG GCTTGCTGACGAGCTGAGTGGCTGGGTCCAGCGGCACCAGAGGGGCCGGCGGAAGATCCCCCAGAGGGCCCAGGAGAGGCAG AAGTCTCAGCTACGGAAGAAGTCACCTCCAATTAAGGCAGCAGTCCCCACCCAATCCCCTGGGCCCCCAGAAAG GGACACTGCGCGCCAACTGCAGCTGTATCGCCACCCAGACCGTTCACAGCCAGAGTTCCTGGATGCAATCGACCGACGGGAAGACACGCTTTACGTTGTCTCCTTCCGAAGG GACCACCTGTTGCTCCCAGCCATCAGCCACAACAAGACCTCTCGGCCCAAGATGTCCCTGGTGATGCCTGCCATGGCCCCCAATG AGACCCTGTCAGGCCGGGGGCCCCCGGGGGACTATGAGGAGATGATGCAGATCGAGTGTGAGGTCATGGACACCAGGGTGATCCACATCAAGACCTCCACAGTGCCCCCCTCGCTCCGAAAACAGCCAGCCTCAACCCCGGGCAATGCCACAGGTGGCCCCTTGCCAGCCTCTGCAGCCAGCCAGGCCAGCCAGGCCGCCCGTCAGCCCCTCTACCTCAATCACCCCTGA
- the ATF6B gene encoding cyclic AMP-dependent transcription factor ATF-6 beta isoform X12, whose product MDVSPPEPPWDPLPIFPDLQVKSEPSSPCSSSSLSSEASHLSTEPSSQASGVGEVLVVKTESLAPPLCLLGDDPTSPFETVQINVGPTSDDPSDVQIKIEPVSPSSSINSEASVLSAESPNQTFIGEEVLEVKTESPSPQGCLLRDVPGPALGAVQITMGPSSDGSSGKALPTRKPPLQPKPVVITTVPMPPRAVPPSTTVLLQPLVQPPPVSPVVLIQGAIRVQPEGPTPAAPRPERKSIVPAPMPGNSCPPEVDAKLLKRQQRMIKNRESACQSRRKKKEYLQGLEARLQAVLADNQQLRRENAALRRRLEALLAENSELRLGSGNRKVVCVMVFLLFIAFNFGPVSISEPPPAPISPRTSREEPRPRRHLLEFSAQEPAEPPRRPSQGLEEPQPSPAGRPSFRNLTAFPGAAKELLLRDLDQLFLSSDCRHFNRTESLRLADELSGWVQRHQRGRRKIPQRAQERQKSQLRKKSPPIKAAVPTQSPGPPERDTARQLQLYRHPDRSQPEFLDAIDRREDTLYVVSFRRDHLLLPAISHNKTSRPKMSLVMPAMAPNGPIRENPFSMQSALSV is encoded by the exons ATGGATGTCAGCCCTCCCGAACCCCCCTGGGACCCTCTGCCTATCTTCCCAG ATCTTCAGGTGAAGTCTGAGCCATCCTccccctgctcttcctcctccctcagctCTGAAGCATCACATCTTTCCACAGAGCCCTCCAGCCAG GCTTCTGGTGTAGGGGAGGTGCTGGTTGTGAAGACAGAGTCCTTGGCGCCCCCACTCTGCCTTCTGGGAGATGATCCAACATCCCCTTTTGAAACCGTCCAGATCAATGTGGGCCCCACCTCTGATGATCCCTCAG ATGTCCAAATTAAGATAGAGCCTGTCTCTCCATCTTCCTCCATCAACTCGGAGGCGTCTGTGCTCTCAGCAGAGTCCCCCAACCAG ACCTTTATAGGGGAGGAAGTATTAGAAGTGAAGACAGAGTCCCCGTCCCCTCAAGGGTGTCTCCTGCGGGATGTCCCAGGCCCCGCACTTGGAGCTGTCCAGATCACCATGGGCCCGTCCTCCGATGGCTCCTCAG GCAAAGCTCTGCCCACTCGGAAGCCACCGCTGCAACCCAAACCTGTGGTGATAACCACTGTCCCAATGCCACCCAGAGCTGTGCCTCCCAGCACCACTGTCCTTTTGCAGCCCCTTGTCCAGCCACCCCCAG TGTCCCCAGTTGTCCTCATCCAAGGTGCTATTCGAGTCCAGCCTGAGGGACCGACCCCCGCTGCTCCACGGCCCGAGAGGAAGAGCATTGTTCCGGCTCCTAtgcctgggaactcctgcccaccCGAGGTGGAT GCCAAGCTGCTGAAGCGGCAGCAGCGAATGATCAAGAACCGGGAGTCAGCCTGCCAGTCccggaggaagaagaaggagtatCTGCAGGGGCTGGAGGCACGGCTGCAGGCCGTGCTGGCTGACAACCAGCAGCTCCGGCGGGAGAATGCTGCCCTCCGCCGGCGGCTGGAGGCTCTGCTGGCCGAG AACAGCGAGCTCAGGTTGGGGTCTGGAAACAGGAAGGTGGTCTGCGTCATGGTCTTCCTTCTCTTCATCGCCTTCAACTTCGGGCCCGTCAG CATCAGTGAGCCTCCGCCGGCACCCATCTCTCCTCGGACGAGCAGAGAAGAGCCTCGACCACGCAGACACTTGCTGGAGTTCTCAGCACAGGAGCCAGCCGAGCCCCCCCGGCGGCCCTCCCAGGGCCTGgaggagccccagcccagccctgcaggccGGCCAAGTTTCAG GAACCTGACAGCCTTCCCTGGGGCCGCCAAGGAGCTGCTGCTGAGAGACCTGGACCAGCTCTTCCTCTCCTCTGATTGCCGGCACTTCAACCGAACTGAGTCCTTGAG GCTTGCTGACGAGCTGAGTGGCTGGGTCCAGCGGCACCAGAGGGGCCGGCGGAAGATCCCCCAGAGGGCCCAGGAGAGGCAG AAGTCTCAGCTACGGAAGAAGTCACCTCCAATTAAGGCAGCAGTCCCCACCCAATCCCCTGGGCCCCCAGAAAG GGACACTGCGCGCCAACTGCAGCTGTATCGCCACCCAGACCGTTCACAGCCAGAGTTCCTGGATGCAATCGACCGACGGGAAGACACGCTTTACGTTGTCTCCTTCCGAAGG GACCACCTGTTGCTCCCAGCCATCAGCCACAACAAGACCTCTCGGCCCAAGATGTCCCTGGTGATGCCTGCCATGGCCCCCAATG
- the ATF6B gene encoding cyclic AMP-dependent transcription factor ATF-6 beta isoform X9, translating to MMGEAGLGNCLVVGGWGGKMAELMLLSEIADPTRFFTDNLLSPEDWDSTLYAGLDEVAEEPTQLFRCPEEDVPFGSSSLDLGMDVSPPEPPWDPLPIFPDLQVKSEPSSPCSSSSLSSEASHLSTEPSSQASGVGEVLVVKTESLAPPLCLLGDDPTSPFETVQINVGPTSDDPSDVQIKIEPVSPSSSINSEASVLSAESPNQTFIGEEVLEVKTESPSPQGCLLRDVPGPALGAVQITMGPSSDGSSGKALPTRKPPLQPKPVVITTVPMPPRAVPPSTTVLLQPLVQPPPVSPVVLIQGAIRVQPEGPTPAAPRPERKSIVPAPMPGNSCPPEVDAKLLKRQQRMIKNRESACQSRRKKKEYLQGLEARLQAVLADNQQLRRENAALRRRLEALLAENSELRLGSGNRKVVCVMVFLLFIAFNFGPVSISEPPPAPISPRTSREEPRPRRHLLEFSAQEPAEPPRRPSQGLEEPQPSPAGRPSFRNLTAFPGAAKELLLRDLDQLFLSSDCRHFNRTESLRLADELSGWVQRHQRGRRKIPQRAQERQKSQLRKKSPPIKAAVPTQSPGPPERDTARQLQLYRHPDRSQPEFLDAIDRREDTLYVVSFRRDHLLLPAISHNKTSRPKMSLVMPAMAPNGPIRENPFSMQSALSV from the exons ATGATGGGAGAGGCGGGCCTTGGGAACTGTCTcgtggttggggggtgggggggaaagatGGCGGAGCTGATGCTCCTCAGCGAGATTGCGGACCCGACGCGTTTTTTCACCGACAACTTGCTGAGCCCGGAGGACTGGG ACAGCACCTTGTACGCCGGCCTGGATGAAGTGGCCGAGGAGCCGACGCAGCTTTTCCGTTGCCCGGAGGAAGATGTCCCG TTTGGCAGCAGCTCCCTGGACTTGGGGATGGATGTCAGCCCTCCCGAACCCCCCTGGGACCCTCTGCCTATCTTCCCAG ATCTTCAGGTGAAGTCTGAGCCATCCTccccctgctcttcctcctccctcagctCTGAAGCATCACATCTTTCCACAGAGCCCTCCAGCCAG GCTTCTGGTGTAGGGGAGGTGCTGGTTGTGAAGACAGAGTCCTTGGCGCCCCCACTCTGCCTTCTGGGAGATGATCCAACATCCCCTTTTGAAACCGTCCAGATCAATGTGGGCCCCACCTCTGATGATCCCTCAG ATGTCCAAATTAAGATAGAGCCTGTCTCTCCATCTTCCTCCATCAACTCGGAGGCGTCTGTGCTCTCAGCAGAGTCCCCCAACCAG ACCTTTATAGGGGAGGAAGTATTAGAAGTGAAGACAGAGTCCCCGTCCCCTCAAGGGTGTCTCCTGCGGGATGTCCCAGGCCCCGCACTTGGAGCTGTCCAGATCACCATGGGCCCGTCCTCCGATGGCTCCTCAG GCAAAGCTCTGCCCACTCGGAAGCCACCGCTGCAACCCAAACCTGTGGTGATAACCACTGTCCCAATGCCACCCAGAGCTGTGCCTCCCAGCACCACTGTCCTTTTGCAGCCCCTTGTCCAGCCACCCCCAG TGTCCCCAGTTGTCCTCATCCAAGGTGCTATTCGAGTCCAGCCTGAGGGACCGACCCCCGCTGCTCCACGGCCCGAGAGGAAGAGCATTGTTCCGGCTCCTAtgcctgggaactcctgcccaccCGAGGTGGAT GCCAAGCTGCTGAAGCGGCAGCAGCGAATGATCAAGAACCGGGAGTCAGCCTGCCAGTCccggaggaagaagaaggagtatCTGCAGGGGCTGGAGGCACGGCTGCAGGCCGTGCTGGCTGACAACCAGCAGCTCCGGCGGGAGAATGCTGCCCTCCGCCGGCGGCTGGAGGCTCTGCTGGCCGAG AACAGCGAGCTCAGGTTGGGGTCTGGAAACAGGAAGGTGGTCTGCGTCATGGTCTTCCTTCTCTTCATCGCCTTCAACTTCGGGCCCGTCAG CATCAGTGAGCCTCCGCCGGCACCCATCTCTCCTCGGACGAGCAGAGAAGAGCCTCGACCACGCAGACACTTGCTGGAGTTCTCAGCACAGGAGCCAGCCGAGCCCCCCCGGCGGCCCTCCCAGGGCCTGgaggagccccagcccagccctgcaggccGGCCAAGTTTCAG GAACCTGACAGCCTTCCCTGGGGCCGCCAAGGAGCTGCTGCTGAGAGACCTGGACCAGCTCTTCCTCTCCTCTGATTGCCGGCACTTCAACCGAACTGAGTCCTTGAG GCTTGCTGACGAGCTGAGTGGCTGGGTCCAGCGGCACCAGAGGGGCCGGCGGAAGATCCCCCAGAGGGCCCAGGAGAGGCAG AAGTCTCAGCTACGGAAGAAGTCACCTCCAATTAAGGCAGCAGTCCCCACCCAATCCCCTGGGCCCCCAGAAAG GGACACTGCGCGCCAACTGCAGCTGTATCGCCACCCAGACCGTTCACAGCCAGAGTTCCTGGATGCAATCGACCGACGGGAAGACACGCTTTACGTTGTCTCCTTCCGAAGG GACCACCTGTTGCTCCCAGCCATCAGCCACAACAAGACCTCTCGGCCCAAGATGTCCCTGGTGATGCCTGCCATGGCCCCCAATG
- the ATF6B gene encoding cyclic AMP-dependent transcription factor ATF-6 beta isoform X7 yields MMGEAGLGNCLVVGGWGGKMAELMLLSEIADPTRFFTDNLLSPEDWDSTLYAGLDEVAEEPTQLFRCPEEDVPFGSSSLDLGMDVSPPEPPWDPLPIFPDLQVKSEPSSPCSSSSLSSEASHLSTEPSSQASGVGEVLVVKTESLAPPLCLLGDDPTSPFETVQINVGPTSDDPSAFVSCCRPADVQIKIEPVSPSSSINSEASVLSAESPNQTFIGEEVLEVKTESPSPQGCLLRDVPGPALGAVQITMGPSSDGSSGKALPTRKPPLQPKPVVITTVPMPPRAVPPSTTVLLQPLVQPPPVSPVVLIQGAIRVQPEGPTPAAPRPERKSIVPAPMPGNSCPPEVDAKLLKRQQRMIKNRESACQSRRKKKEYLQGLEARLQAVLADNQQLRRENAALRRRLEALLAENSELRLGSGNRKVVCVMVFLLFIAFNFGPVSISEPPPAPISPRTSREEPRPRRHLLEFSAQEPAEPPRRPSQGLEEPQPSPAGRPSFRNLTAFPGAAKELLLRDLDQLFLSSDCRHFNRTESLRLADELSGWVQRHQRGRRKIPQRAQERQKSQLRKKSPPIKAAVPTQSPGPPERDTARQLQLYRHPDRSQPEFLDAIDRREDTLYVVSFRRDHLLLPAISHNKTSRPKMSLVMPAMAPNGPIRENPFSMQSALSV; encoded by the exons ATGATGGGAGAGGCGGGCCTTGGGAACTGTCTcgtggttggggggtgggggggaaagatGGCGGAGCTGATGCTCCTCAGCGAGATTGCGGACCCGACGCGTTTTTTCACCGACAACTTGCTGAGCCCGGAGGACTGGG ACAGCACCTTGTACGCCGGCCTGGATGAAGTGGCCGAGGAGCCGACGCAGCTTTTCCGTTGCCCGGAGGAAGATGTCCCG TTTGGCAGCAGCTCCCTGGACTTGGGGATGGATGTCAGCCCTCCCGAACCCCCCTGGGACCCTCTGCCTATCTTCCCAG ATCTTCAGGTGAAGTCTGAGCCATCCTccccctgctcttcctcctccctcagctCTGAAGCATCACATCTTTCCACAGAGCCCTCCAGCCAG GCTTCTGGTGTAGGGGAGGTGCTGGTTGTGAAGACAGAGTCCTTGGCGCCCCCACTCTGCCTTCTGGGAGATGATCCAACATCCCCTTTTGAAACCGTCCAGATCAATGTGGGCCCCACCTCTGATGATCCCTCAG CTTTTGTGTCATGCTGCCGTCCTGCAGATGTCCAAATTAAGATAGAGCCTGTCTCTCCATCTTCCTCCATCAACTCGGAGGCGTCTGTGCTCTCAGCAGAGTCCCCCAACCAG ACCTTTATAGGGGAGGAAGTATTAGAAGTGAAGACAGAGTCCCCGTCCCCTCAAGGGTGTCTCCTGCGGGATGTCCCAGGCCCCGCACTTGGAGCTGTCCAGATCACCATGGGCCCGTCCTCCGATGGCTCCTCAG GCAAAGCTCTGCCCACTCGGAAGCCACCGCTGCAACCCAAACCTGTGGTGATAACCACTGTCCCAATGCCACCCAGAGCTGTGCCTCCCAGCACCACTGTCCTTTTGCAGCCCCTTGTCCAGCCACCCCCAG TGTCCCCAGTTGTCCTCATCCAAGGTGCTATTCGAGTCCAGCCTGAGGGACCGACCCCCGCTGCTCCACGGCCCGAGAGGAAGAGCATTGTTCCGGCTCCTAtgcctgggaactcctgcccaccCGAGGTGGAT GCCAAGCTGCTGAAGCGGCAGCAGCGAATGATCAAGAACCGGGAGTCAGCCTGCCAGTCccggaggaagaagaaggagtatCTGCAGGGGCTGGAGGCACGGCTGCAGGCCGTGCTGGCTGACAACCAGCAGCTCCGGCGGGAGAATGCTGCCCTCCGCCGGCGGCTGGAGGCTCTGCTGGCCGAG AACAGCGAGCTCAGGTTGGGGTCTGGAAACAGGAAGGTGGTCTGCGTCATGGTCTTCCTTCTCTTCATCGCCTTCAACTTCGGGCCCGTCAG CATCAGTGAGCCTCCGCCGGCACCCATCTCTCCTCGGACGAGCAGAGAAGAGCCTCGACCACGCAGACACTTGCTGGAGTTCTCAGCACAGGAGCCAGCCGAGCCCCCCCGGCGGCCCTCCCAGGGCCTGgaggagccccagcccagccctgcaggccGGCCAAGTTTCAG GAACCTGACAGCCTTCCCTGGGGCCGCCAAGGAGCTGCTGCTGAGAGACCTGGACCAGCTCTTCCTCTCCTCTGATTGCCGGCACTTCAACCGAACTGAGTCCTTGAG GCTTGCTGACGAGCTGAGTGGCTGGGTCCAGCGGCACCAGAGGGGCCGGCGGAAGATCCCCCAGAGGGCCCAGGAGAGGCAG AAGTCTCAGCTACGGAAGAAGTCACCTCCAATTAAGGCAGCAGTCCCCACCCAATCCCCTGGGCCCCCAGAAAG GGACACTGCGCGCCAACTGCAGCTGTATCGCCACCCAGACCGTTCACAGCCAGAGTTCCTGGATGCAATCGACCGACGGGAAGACACGCTTTACGTTGTCTCCTTCCGAAGG GACCACCTGTTGCTCCCAGCCATCAGCCACAACAAGACCTCTCGGCCCAAGATGTCCCTGGTGATGCCTGCCATGGCCCCCAATG